Proteins encoded within one genomic window of Macrotis lagotis isolate mMagLag1 chromosome 3, bilby.v1.9.chrom.fasta, whole genome shotgun sequence:
- the LOC141516998 gene encoding olfactory receptor 4P4-like, producing MEKPNNVTEFILLGLLMKKEMKTICFVIFTACYLAIFLGNFLVFFTITFSHLMQQPMYYFLWHLSFMDPCFTSTIVPRLISDLIDSKKTISFNCCMIQLFAFHLLSSVEIFILASMAFDRYVAICKPLHYSTIVNRQRCNMLILIGWVLGFWHSVAQLFTILKLPFCGPNQVDHYMCDSKPLLKLACTDTHVASILVIANTGMVALVTFLVLVSSYIIILYNLRKHSSEGRRKALSTCASHVMVVVIFFIPCIFTYIPPPQSLNNDKEFSVFYTVVAPMLNPLIYTLRNAEMKNAMKKVWCQKLTFLSK from the coding sequence ATGGAAAAACCTAACAATGTCACTGAATTTATACTCTTGGGACTTctcatgaagaaagaaatgaagacaatCTGTTTTGTAATCTTTACAGCTTGTTACTTAGCAATATTCCTGGGGAACTTCCTTGTCTTCTTCACCATTACATTCAGCCATCTTATGCAACAACCTATGTATTACTTTCTTTGGCACTTGTCCTTCATGGATCCATGTTTCACTTCCACCATAGTTCCCAGGCTGATTAGTGACTTAATTGACTCAAAGAAGACTATTTCCTTCAATTGCTGCATGATTCAACTCTTTGCTTTTCACTTACTATCAAGTGTTGAGATTTTCATTCTGGCATCAATGGCCTTTGATCGTTATGTCGCCATATGTAAACCCTTACACTACAGCACAATTGTCAACAGGCAGAGGTGTAACATGTTGATCCTGATTGGCTGGGTGTTGGGATTCTGGCATTCTGTTGCCCAGCTATTCACAATCCTAAAATTACCCTTCTGTGGGCCTAATCAAGTAGATCACTATATGTGTGACTCAAAACCCCTCTTAAAACTTGCCTGCACGGACACACATGTAGCTAGTATTTTAGTCATTGCTAACACTGGAATGGTTGCCTTGGTAACCTTTTTGGTCTTGGTGTCATCTTACATCATCATATTATATAATCTTAGGAAACATTCATCTGAAGGTAGGCGTAAAGCCCTCTCCACTTGTGCGTCTCATGTCATGGTTGTTGTTATATTCTTCATACCTTGTATCTTCACCTATATCCCACCTCCCCAATCCCTTAATAATGACAAGGAATTCTCAGTGTTTTACACTGTAGTTGCACCTATGTTGAACCCTCTTATCTACACACTCAGAAATGCTGAAATGAAGAATGCCATGAAAAAAGTATGGTGCCAAAAATTAACTTTCCTATCAAAATAA
- the LOC141519645 gene encoding olfactory receptor 4P4-like translates to MENKNNVTEFVLLGLLMNQDLKRMCFVVFLFCYFAIFLGNFIIFITITFSHLIQQPMYYFLCHLSLMDLAYTSTIVPRLIRDLIAKKKTISFISCMTQLFTAHFLATVEMFILVSMAFDRYVAICKPLHYMIIVNRQRCNTMILMAWVVAFWHAIAQMLMVARLPFCGPNLIDHYICDVKPLLKLVCADTHIANILVIANSGMVVLTTFLVLVASYIVILYNLRKHSSEGRRKALSTCGSHVMVVVLFFVPCISTYIRPPSASQNDKEFSMFYTVIGPMLNPLIYTLRNTEMKNAMKKVWSKNIWHGKKQSLEEGNGFSNGYVQLKRSTEQSF, encoded by the coding sequence ATGGAAAATAAGAACAATGTTACAGAATTTGTTCTCTTGGGACTTCTCATGAACCAGGACCTCAAAAGAATGTGTTTTGTAGTGTTCTTGTTCTgttattttgcaattttcctgGGGAACTTCATCATCTTTATCACCATCACATTCAGTCATCTTATCCAGCAGCCGATGTACTATTTTCTTTGTCACTTGTCCTTAATGGATCTGGCATATACATCCACCATAGTCCCTCGACTCATCAGGGACTTAATTGCTAAGAAAAAAACCATATcttttattagttgtatgactcaGCTATTTACTGCTCACTTCCTGGCTACTGTTGAGATGTTCATCTTGGTATCCATGGCCTTTGATCGCTATGTTGCCATTTGTAAGCCCTTACACTACATGATCATTGTGAATCGACAGAGATGTAACACAATGATCCTTATGGCCTGGGTGGTGGCTTTTTGGCATGCTATTGCCCAGATGCTCATGGTTGCTCGGTTGCCATTCTGTGGCCCTAATCTAATAGATCACTATATATGTGATGTCAAACCACTCTTAAAACTTGTCTGTGCAGACACACATATTGCTAATATCCTAGTCATAGCTAATTCTGGGATGGTTGTGCTAACTACATTTCTTGTTTTGGTTGCATCTTACATAGTTATACTATATAATCTTAGAAAACACTCATCAGAAGGTCGGCGCAAAGCCCTTTCCACTTGTGGTTCCCATGTCATGGTGGTTGTTCTATTCTTTGTGCCCTGTATTTCTACCTATATTCGACCTCCTAGTGCCAGCCAAAATGATAAGGAGTTTTCCATGTTTTACACTGTCATTGGACCCATGCTGAACCCTCTTATCTACACACTGAGAAATACAGAGATGAAGAATGCCATGAAGAAGGTGTGGTCCAAa